In Cheilinus undulatus linkage group 24, ASM1832078v1, whole genome shotgun sequence, a single window of DNA contains:
- the stradb gene encoding STE20-related kinase adapter protein beta isoform X1 has translation MSFLDCSCISHAQVQPLDIEERYEDTSHQFLSCDGSEYTLQGPAGGDDITGLSPVPAHYQLLSELGRGFNNLSQVNMARHIPTGQLVAVKQTNLDECTEEELLQLMNEVLLSRLFRHPNLLTSRLVFSSCCQLWVLTPLMAYGSADTLLRTYFPDGMSESLIAYLLYGVLKALEYLHQMGYVHRGVKASHILLSGEGRVYLSGLHSVYSMMRDGKRMRAVFDMPHHSPALLPWLSPELLRQDLHGYGVKSDIYSLGIVACELVSGRVPFQDMPPTQMLLQKLRGSHCCLLDVAPFPLGELGGLKVSRSGVDSGIGESVATGSLTHSATAPPTDRPQSPGPKNHSATLHNLVQLCLQQQPERRPSASSLLTHAFFKQVKRHTRDSFLSLMYPAVPLTSPEDPPVSCPPTPSCHPLTSTPTDPAEGVWDFS, from the exons ATGTCTTTCTTG GACTGTTCCTGCATCTCCCACGCTCAGGTCCAGCCCTTGGACATAGAGGAGCGCTATGAGGACACCAGCCACCAGTTCCTG AGCTGTGACGGTTCTGAATACACTCTGCAAGGGCCGGCAGGAGGCGATGACATCACAGGACTCTCACCTGTGCCGGCCCACTACCAGCTGCTGTCTGAGCTGG GGAGAGGCTTCAACAACCTGAGCCAGGTAAATATGGCACGACACATCCCGACGGGCCAACTGGTGGCTGTCAAACAAACTAACCTGGATGAGTGCACCGAGGAGGAGCTGCTGCAGCTTATG AATGAGGTCCTGCTGTCCCGGCTGTTCCGTCACCCCAACCTGCTGACCTCCCGCTTGGTTTTCAGCTCCTGCTGCCAGCTGTGGGTCCTCACACCGCTCATGGCATACG GCTCTGCAGACACCTTACTAAGAACATATTTCCCAGACGGAATGAGTGAATCCCTCATTGCGTACCTGCTGTATGGCGTCCTAAAAGCTCTGGAATACCTACATCAGATGGGCTACGTTCACCG AGGGGTGAAGGCCAGTCATATCCTGTTGTCTGGAGAGGGGCGTGTCTACCTCTCAGGGCTGCACAGTGTTTACAGCATGATGCGGGATGGGAAGAGGATGAGGGCCGTGTTTGACATGCCTCACCACAGCCCAGCACTGTTGCCCTGGCTGAGCCCCGAGCTGCTACGACAG GACTTGCACGGATATGGAGTGAAGTCAGATATCTACAGTTTAGGTATTGTGGCCTGTGAGCTGGTGAGCGGCAGGGTGCCTTTCCAAGACATGCCCCCCACTCAG ATGCTGCTTCAGAAGCTCCGAGGCTCCCACTGCTGCCTCCTAGATGTAGCTCCCTTCCCCCTGGGCGAGTTAGGGGGTCTGAAGGTGTCCCGGTCAGGGGTGGACTCCGGCATCGGGGAGAGCGTGGCAACAGGAAGCTTGACGCACAGCGCCACCGCTCCTCCCACGGATCGACCTCAGAGCCCCGGACCCAAAAACCACTCCGCCACCCTGCACAACCTGGTCCAGCtgtgtctgcagcagcagcctgagCGCAG GCCGTCAGCATCCTCACTGTTGACACATGCCTTCTTCAAGCAG GTGAAGAGACACACCAGAGACTCCTTCCTCAGCCTCATGTACCCAGCAGTGCCCCTCACCAGCCCAGAGGACCCACCAGTATCCTGCCCCCCCACACCATCCTGCCACCCTCTGACATCCACCCCCACAGACCCTGCCGAGGGTGTGTGGGACTTCTCCTAA
- the stradb gene encoding STE20-related kinase adapter protein beta isoform X2, with product MARHIPTGQLVAVKQTNLDECTEEELLQLMNEVLLSRLFRHPNLLTSRLVFSSCCQLWVLTPLMAYGSADTLLRTYFPDGMSESLIAYLLYGVLKALEYLHQMGYVHRGVKASHILLSGEGRVYLSGLHSVYSMMRDGKRMRAVFDMPHHSPALLPWLSPELLRQDLHGYGVKSDIYSLGIVACELVSGRVPFQDMPPTQMLLQKLRGSHCCLLDVAPFPLGELGGLKVSRSGVDSGIGESVATGSLTHSATAPPTDRPQSPGPKNHSATLHNLVQLCLQQQPERRPSASSLLTHAFFKQVKRHTRDSFLSLMYPAVPLTSPEDPPVSCPPTPSCHPLTSTPTDPAEGVWDFS from the exons ATGGCACGACACATCCCGACGGGCCAACTGGTGGCTGTCAAACAAACTAACCTGGATGAGTGCACCGAGGAGGAGCTGCTGCAGCTTATG AATGAGGTCCTGCTGTCCCGGCTGTTCCGTCACCCCAACCTGCTGACCTCCCGCTTGGTTTTCAGCTCCTGCTGCCAGCTGTGGGTCCTCACACCGCTCATGGCATACG GCTCTGCAGACACCTTACTAAGAACATATTTCCCAGACGGAATGAGTGAATCCCTCATTGCGTACCTGCTGTATGGCGTCCTAAAAGCTCTGGAATACCTACATCAGATGGGCTACGTTCACCG AGGGGTGAAGGCCAGTCATATCCTGTTGTCTGGAGAGGGGCGTGTCTACCTCTCAGGGCTGCACAGTGTTTACAGCATGATGCGGGATGGGAAGAGGATGAGGGCCGTGTTTGACATGCCTCACCACAGCCCAGCACTGTTGCCCTGGCTGAGCCCCGAGCTGCTACGACAG GACTTGCACGGATATGGAGTGAAGTCAGATATCTACAGTTTAGGTATTGTGGCCTGTGAGCTGGTGAGCGGCAGGGTGCCTTTCCAAGACATGCCCCCCACTCAG ATGCTGCTTCAGAAGCTCCGAGGCTCCCACTGCTGCCTCCTAGATGTAGCTCCCTTCCCCCTGGGCGAGTTAGGGGGTCTGAAGGTGTCCCGGTCAGGGGTGGACTCCGGCATCGGGGAGAGCGTGGCAACAGGAAGCTTGACGCACAGCGCCACCGCTCCTCCCACGGATCGACCTCAGAGCCCCGGACCCAAAAACCACTCCGCCACCCTGCACAACCTGGTCCAGCtgtgtctgcagcagcagcctgagCGCAG GCCGTCAGCATCCTCACTGTTGACACATGCCTTCTTCAAGCAG GTGAAGAGACACACCAGAGACTCCTTCCTCAGCCTCATGTACCCAGCAGTGCCCCTCACCAGCCCAGAGGACCCACCAGTATCCTGCCCCCCCACACCATCCTGCCACCCTCTGACATCCACCCCCACAGACCCTGCCGAGGGTGTGTGGGACTTCTCCTAA